The proteins below come from a single Edaphobacter acidisoli genomic window:
- a CDS encoding PEP-CTERM sorting domain-containing protein, with the protein MNKLLVALVLCSFAALAKADSIVIPFSGSGSSGTIAPGEPWVANGGGTTSWGSPGLNQGVLAWSGSVSNITDLSITFTGLPQGVVIDDLGTICGGGAYGGTVLCTGTTGAYLPYLWTSTISNGGDTITFDALPGVTLGPGQSYFLNILFSGSEGDTVNFTGGWSSPSTVPEPGTVWLMSAGCAALGDLVRRRRSR; encoded by the coding sequence ATGAACAAGTTACTCGTGGCTCTCGTTCTCTGTTCCTTCGCGGCTCTTGCGAAGGCGGATTCTATCGTGATCCCCTTCAGCGGCTCAGGGTCCAGCGGAACCATCGCTCCCGGCGAACCGTGGGTCGCCAACGGTGGCGGCACGACTTCCTGGGGATCGCCCGGCCTCAATCAAGGAGTCCTTGCCTGGTCCGGCTCTGTAAGCAACATCACAGACCTGAGCATCACCTTTACCGGGCTTCCGCAAGGCGTCGTCATCGACGACCTCGGGACCATCTGCGGCGGCGGCGCGTATGGCGGCACTGTGCTTTGCACGGGAACTACCGGGGCATATTTACCCTACCTATGGACCTCTACCATCAGCAACGGCGGAGACACGATTACGTTCGACGCGCTTCCAGGCGTCACGCTGGGTCCCGGCCAAAGCTACTTTCTGAACATACTTTTCAGCGGAAGCGAGGGCGATACCGTCAACTTCACAGGTGGCTGGTCCAGTCCCAGCACTGTTCCTGAACCGGGCACAGTCTGGCTCATGAGCGCAGGCTGTGCCGCTCTTGGCGACCTCGTCCGTCGCAGACGCAGCCGATAA
- the murG gene encoding undecaprenyldiphospho-muramoylpentapeptide beta-N-acetylglucosaminyltransferase has product MRVLIAGGGTGGHVVPALAIARELRDSAGAEVRFVGTARGLETRLVPEAGFPLELIRVGQLKNVSAVTRVRTLADLPLGVLRCVGLLRRFRPDVVVGVGGYASGPAMMAAVLLGVPTLAFEPNAVPGLANRMVGRMVSAAAVNFEESRRYFRNAQVTGTPVRPEFFGIAPKEAGGRRRLLVFGASQGARVFNELVPRIAERLLGEFPDLDVVHQTGARHGESTAEAYRAVGGPFERVRVTPYLDDMAGEFAAADLVVCRSGASTMAELAAAGRAAVLVPFPQAADDHQRKNAYAFVARGAAEMVVERELTEERLLGVLRGLLGDDARRAAMGEAARGLAHPDALGRIAGMVRELAR; this is encoded by the coding sequence ATGCGGGTTTTGATTGCGGGCGGCGGTACGGGGGGACACGTCGTTCCGGCGCTGGCGATTGCACGGGAGTTGCGGGACTCGGCTGGGGCCGAGGTGCGGTTTGTGGGGACGGCGCGGGGGTTGGAGACTCGGCTGGTGCCGGAGGCGGGGTTTCCGCTGGAGTTGATTCGGGTCGGGCAGTTGAAGAACGTCTCCGCCGTGACGCGGGTGCGGACGTTGGCGGATCTTCCGCTGGGGGTCTTGCGGTGCGTGGGGTTGCTGCGGCGGTTCCGGCCGGATGTCGTGGTCGGGGTTGGGGGGTATGCCTCGGGACCGGCGATGATGGCGGCGGTGCTGCTGGGGGTGCCGACGCTGGCGTTCGAGCCGAACGCGGTGCCGGGGCTGGCGAACCGGATGGTGGGGCGGATGGTCTCGGCGGCGGCGGTGAACTTCGAGGAGTCGCGGCGGTACTTCCGGAATGCCCAGGTGACCGGGACTCCGGTGCGGCCGGAGTTCTTTGGGATTGCGCCGAAGGAGGCTGGTGGGCGGAGGCGGCTTCTGGTGTTCGGGGCGAGCCAGGGGGCTAGGGTGTTCAATGAGCTGGTGCCGAGGATTGCGGAGCGGCTGCTGGGGGAGTTTCCGGACCTCGACGTGGTGCACCAGACGGGGGCGCGGCATGGGGAGTCGACGGCGGAGGCGTACCGTGCGGTGGGTGGGCCGTTCGAGCGGGTGCGGGTGACTCCGTACCTGGACGACATGGCGGGGGAGTTCGCGGCGGCGGACCTGGTGGTGTGCCGGAGCGGGGCGAGTACGATGGCGGAGCTGGCGGCGGCGGGGAGGGCGGCGGTGCTGGTGCCGTTCCCGCAGGCGGCGGACGACCACCAGAGGAAGAATGCGTACGCCTTCGTGGCGCGGGGTGCGGCGGAGATGGTTGTGGAGCGGGAGCTGACGGAGGAGCGGCTGCTGGGGGTGCTCCGGGGGCTTCTCGGGGATGATGCGCGGCGGGCTGCGATGGGAGAGGCGGCTCGGGGGTTGGCGCATCCGGATGCGCTCGGGCGGATTGCGGGGATGGTGCGGGAGCTGGCTCGGTGA
- the ftsW gene encoding putative lipid II flippase FtsW, with protein MAKRVGVDKWLFGVVLLLVLFGLVQVFSASAVVAQANLGSPYSYVLRQAIWAFFGLLVMVGLMRVDYRVYNNPRVVFPAVTITMLLLVGVFAMSGMNGAHRWIRIAGTTLEPSELAKPVLVLFLAYFLQTRIHQMDDLKGTILRAVAVPLLFTALILLEPDLGTAVVCVAVTALMLYLAGLRVRYFAVAAMFAAPVLYYMLFHVAFRRARMLAFINPEADPRGTGFHILQSLIAVGTGGVFGRGLMEGVQKLFYLPEVQTDFIFANICEELGLLGAILVLGLFVALGYRGLRAAFLSTDPFARFLAFGLTTAILIQAFFNMSVVLALLPTKGIPLPFISSGGTSIFITLACMGVLLNVTREIE; from the coding sequence ATGGCGAAGAGGGTAGGGGTGGACAAATGGCTCTTCGGAGTTGTGCTGCTGCTGGTGCTGTTCGGGCTGGTGCAGGTCTTTTCGGCATCGGCAGTCGTCGCGCAGGCTAACCTGGGATCGCCATACTCGTATGTATTGCGCCAGGCCATCTGGGCTTTCTTCGGGTTGCTTGTGATGGTCGGATTGATGCGGGTAGACTACCGCGTCTACAACAATCCTCGCGTGGTTTTTCCGGCAGTCACCATCACCATGTTGCTGCTGGTTGGCGTTTTTGCTATGAGCGGTATGAATGGCGCGCACCGCTGGATTCGCATTGCAGGCACGACGCTTGAGCCTTCCGAGCTTGCCAAGCCGGTATTGGTGCTCTTCCTTGCTTACTTTCTTCAGACGCGGATCCACCAGATGGACGACCTGAAAGGGACGATCCTTCGGGCTGTCGCCGTGCCGCTCCTCTTTACCGCGCTCATCTTGTTGGAACCGGACCTGGGTACGGCGGTCGTCTGCGTCGCCGTGACGGCACTGATGCTATATCTGGCTGGGCTACGGGTGCGGTACTTTGCGGTTGCGGCGATGTTTGCCGCTCCGGTGCTCTACTACATGCTCTTCCATGTGGCGTTCCGGCGGGCGCGGATGCTGGCTTTTATCAATCCTGAAGCCGACCCGCGCGGGACCGGATTCCACATCCTGCAGTCGCTGATTGCGGTGGGGACGGGGGGTGTCTTTGGGCGAGGGTTGATGGAGGGAGTGCAGAAGCTCTTCTATCTGCCGGAGGTGCAGACGGACTTCATCTTTGCGAACATCTGCGAGGAGTTGGGGCTGCTGGGTGCGATTCTAGTGCTGGGGCTCTTCGTGGCGCTGGGCTATCGGGGGTTGCGGGCGGCGTTTCTGTCGACTGACCCGTTCGCGCGGTTCCTGGCGTTCGGGTTGACGACAGCGATCCTGATCCAGGCCTTCTTCAACATGAGTGTGGTGCTGGCGCTGCTGCCGACGAAGGGGATTCCGCTGCCGTTTATCTCTTCGGGTGGGACGTCGATCTTCATCACGCTGGCGTGCATGGGCGTCCTGCTGAACGTGACGCGCGAGATCGAGTGA
- the murD gene encoding UDP-N-acetylmuramoyl-L-alanine--D-glutamate ligase translates to MDLKNKRVLVVGLGKSGLSAAMFLRKLGARVTVSDTRSATALAKETPALLDAGIMVEAGGHGLLTFRRQDLIVVSPGVPMDTPEVKQSLDYGMKVIGELELASCFLKGRIVAITGSNGKTTTTTLVGKIFADAGGPTQVGGNIGVPVIELVENSTPETTNVLEVSSFQLETIEEFHPHIAVVLNITPDHLDRHGSFEAYAAAKARITERQEADDFLVLNGEDKATQMVAAKTRAQVFWFSGRRPIKQGAFVHGDSILFIPRESAKAEPVMPVSEIHLKGSHNVENVLAAVCAARLAGIPAEKIRASVASFKAVEHRLEFVRTVNGIEFYNDSKATNVDAAMKALASFPKGIHLILGGKDKDSDYTTMSDMLRERVKAVYSIGSAAEKIERQLQGVVKMVSAGTLQAAVNEAAKAATAGEVVLLSPACSSFDQFDNYEHRGRMFRQFVNDLALT, encoded by the coding sequence ATGGATTTGAAGAACAAACGAGTACTGGTTGTTGGATTGGGCAAATCCGGGCTTTCAGCAGCGATGTTTCTACGCAAGTTGGGCGCGCGTGTCACAGTCAGCGATACGCGCAGCGCAACTGCTTTGGCTAAGGAGACACCTGCACTGCTCGATGCCGGGATCATGGTCGAAGCGGGCGGTCACGGGCTGCTGACCTTTCGCCGTCAAGATTTGATCGTCGTCTCGCCTGGAGTTCCTATGGACACGCCAGAGGTGAAGCAGTCACTCGACTATGGCATGAAGGTGATCGGCGAGTTGGAGCTGGCTTCATGTTTCCTCAAAGGACGTATAGTGGCAATCACTGGCTCAAACGGCAAGACAACCACTACTACATTAGTTGGCAAGATATTTGCCGATGCAGGCGGACCCACACAGGTTGGCGGCAACATCGGCGTGCCGGTCATTGAGCTGGTTGAGAACAGCACGCCCGAGACCACCAACGTTCTCGAAGTCTCCAGCTTCCAGTTGGAGACGATCGAAGAGTTTCATCCGCATATTGCCGTGGTCCTCAACATCACGCCGGACCATCTCGACCGACATGGCAGCTTCGAAGCCTATGCAGCTGCTAAGGCGCGTATTACCGAGCGGCAGGAGGCGGATGACTTTCTCGTACTCAACGGTGAAGATAAGGCTACACAGATGGTCGCCGCCAAAACTCGCGCGCAGGTCTTCTGGTTTAGCGGACGAAGGCCCATCAAGCAGGGTGCGTTCGTACATGGCGACAGTATTTTGTTCATTCCTCGTGAGAGCGCCAAAGCTGAGCCGGTGATGCCTGTCTCGGAGATTCATCTGAAGGGATCGCACAATGTTGAAAATGTGCTTGCGGCGGTGTGCGCGGCGCGATTGGCAGGCATTCCGGCAGAGAAGATTCGTGCCTCAGTGGCTTCGTTCAAAGCGGTAGAGCACCGGCTGGAATTTGTTCGAACGGTAAACGGAATTGAGTTTTATAACGACTCGAAGGCGACCAATGTGGACGCTGCGATGAAGGCGCTCGCGTCCTTCCCTAAAGGAATCCACCTAATCCTCGGGGGTAAGGACAAGGACTCCGATTACACCACGATGTCCGACATGTTGCGCGAGCGGGTGAAGGCTGTTTATTCGATTGGTTCTGCAGCGGAAAAGATTGAACGCCAGTTGCAGGGAGTCGTGAAGATGGTTTCAGCAGGAACGTTGCAGGCCGCAGTCAATGAAGCTGCGAAGGCCGCGACCGCTGGTGAAGTCGTGCTGCTGTCGCCCGCCTGCTCGAGCTTCGATCAGTTTGATAACTATGAACACCGCGGGCGGATGTTCCGGCAGTTCGTCAACGATTTGGCGTTGACATAG
- the mraY gene encoding phospho-N-acetylmuramoyl-pentapeptide-transferase codes for MLYWLLYQKLFPYFRLFRIFRYITFRTVFASLTALLIGLLIGPYVIEKLREFQIGQYIREEGPQSHQKKSGTPTMGGVLICISIFVPTLLWSDLSNPLVWLVMLSTLAFGAIGFADDYIKVVHRRNLGLTARAKLGLQLLASFCVALVLIRMELHGMYSTKLIVPFAKNFRPNLIIDHLLHVPHLWWLAFLPFVIFVMLVISFSSNAVNLTDGLDGLAIGCTIIAAGALTVLTYVSGHAVFSDYLELQRMPLVSELTVFCGAMVGASIGFLWYNAHPAEVFMGDVGSLALGGAIGTLAVVIKQELLLPFIGGVFILEALSVMLQVGSYKLRNGKRIFKMAPLHHHFELMGWSESKVIARFWIMALVFALFALTTLKLR; via the coding sequence TTGCTCTATTGGCTGCTGTACCAGAAGTTATTTCCTTACTTCCGGCTCTTTCGCATCTTTCGCTACATCACGTTTCGCACTGTGTTTGCGAGCCTGACAGCGCTGCTAATCGGCCTGCTGATCGGCCCTTACGTGATTGAGAAGCTGCGAGAGTTCCAGATCGGCCAGTACATCCGCGAAGAAGGACCCCAGTCACACCAGAAGAAGAGCGGCACTCCAACCATGGGTGGGGTCCTCATCTGCATCTCCATTTTTGTTCCTACGCTGCTGTGGTCCGATCTGTCGAACCCGCTGGTATGGCTGGTTATGCTGTCTACGTTGGCCTTTGGCGCAATTGGCTTCGCTGACGACTACATCAAGGTGGTTCATCGCCGCAACCTTGGCTTGACGGCGCGTGCCAAGCTCGGCCTGCAACTGCTAGCCAGCTTTTGCGTGGCTCTGGTACTCATAAGAATGGAATTGCACGGCATGTATTCGACAAAATTGATTGTGCCGTTTGCGAAGAACTTCCGTCCGAACCTCATCATCGATCACCTGCTGCATGTGCCACACCTCTGGTGGCTGGCGTTCCTGCCATTTGTCATTTTTGTAATGCTAGTCATCTCGTTTTCTAGCAACGCCGTCAACTTGACCGACGGGCTGGACGGCCTTGCCATTGGCTGCACCATCATTGCGGCTGGCGCACTCACGGTACTTACCTACGTTAGCGGGCATGCCGTCTTCAGCGACTATCTTGAGTTGCAACGTATGCCGCTGGTCAGCGAACTGACAGTCTTCTGCGGCGCGATGGTCGGAGCCAGCATTGGTTTTCTTTGGTACAACGCCCATCCGGCAGAAGTCTTTATGGGTGACGTCGGCAGCCTTGCGTTAGGCGGTGCGATCGGCACGCTGGCTGTGGTGATCAAGCAAGAATTGCTGCTGCCGTTCATCGGAGGAGTGTTTATTCTTGAGGCCCTCAGCGTCATGCTGCAGGTTGGCAGTTACAAGCTGCGCAATGGCAAGCGTATCTTCAAGATGGCTCCATTGCACCATCACTTCGAATTGATGGGATGGTCGGAGTCGAAGGTGATTGCGCGTTTTTGGATCATGGCTCTGGTCTTTGCACTGTTCGCCTTGACCACGCTGAAGCTGCGGTAG
- a CDS encoding UDP-N-acetylmuramoyl-tripeptide--D-alanyl-D-alanine ligase, with protein sequence MRLTLGQIADWIHADGEFDTAAEALGYSIDSRTIGAGELFFAVKGERLDGHDFVASAIANGAVAAVVSNRWLVPAEIDEARLLKVADCEDCVLHALQALAHAVRRDWGGRVIGVTGSAGKTTTKEAIAQVLSTQFRVLKSAGNLNNAFGVPLQMLRLEPEHEVAVLEMGMNHAGEITALAKIAEPNWAVVSNVGPVHLEFFPDGIAGIARAKYELVRALPPDGIAVLNFDDKYVASFARGMGSRAVLYGLHVSAEVRAVEVQDLGSEGVAFTVEAHNERAEVRLHLLGRHNVPNALAAIAVGLRSGMRLAECAEAIGSLRAGDKRGEVIHWHGATLINDCYNSNPRALDAMVDALVTMPGKRHIVVAGEMLELGPEAEPLHALCGGSMKQHGVNTLIGVRGMARAMVQAAHASGLEAHFLETPQAAGEWMREHLQPGDVVLLKASRGVKLEKALAELPE encoded by the coding sequence ATGCGGCTGACGTTGGGGCAGATTGCGGACTGGATTCATGCCGACGGCGAGTTTGATACCGCGGCCGAAGCATTGGGCTACAGCATCGACTCGCGCACTATCGGTGCAGGCGAGCTGTTTTTTGCCGTCAAGGGCGAGCGACTCGACGGCCACGACTTCGTGGCATCTGCGATTGCTAACGGAGCAGTCGCCGCTGTCGTGAGCAATCGATGGCTAGTTCCAGCAGAGATCGATGAGGCGCGGTTGCTGAAGGTCGCCGACTGCGAAGACTGCGTACTCCATGCATTACAGGCGCTGGCACATGCCGTGCGACGCGACTGGGGTGGGCGCGTTATCGGTGTGACAGGTTCAGCAGGAAAAACGACGACGAAGGAGGCGATCGCACAAGTTCTCTCTACACAATTCAGAGTGCTGAAGTCCGCGGGCAATCTGAATAACGCCTTTGGAGTACCGTTGCAGATGCTTCGCCTCGAACCCGAACACGAGGTTGCGGTGCTTGAAATGGGCATGAACCATGCAGGAGAGATTACTGCATTGGCGAAGATCGCAGAACCAAATTGGGCAGTGGTCTCGAACGTCGGTCCGGTTCATCTGGAATTCTTCCCCGATGGCATTGCCGGAATTGCGCGCGCCAAGTACGAACTAGTCCGGGCACTGCCTCCGGACGGTATCGCTGTACTGAATTTCGACGACAAATACGTGGCGTCCTTCGCGCGGGGTATGGGTTCGCGTGCCGTGCTTTACGGACTGCATGTAAGCGCGGAGGTGAGAGCAGTGGAGGTTCAGGACCTGGGAAGCGAAGGGGTCGCATTCACCGTCGAAGCTCACAACGAGCGAGCGGAAGTGCGACTTCATCTGTTGGGGCGACACAACGTTCCGAATGCATTGGCGGCGATTGCAGTAGGGCTCCGCAGCGGAATGAGACTGGCAGAATGCGCGGAAGCTATAGGCAGTCTGCGCGCCGGTGACAAGCGTGGAGAAGTAATTCACTGGCACGGAGCCACGTTAATAAACGACTGCTACAACTCGAATCCACGTGCGCTGGATGCCATGGTAGATGCTTTGGTGACGATGCCAGGCAAGCGACATATCGTTGTCGCAGGTGAAATGCTCGAACTTGGCCCCGAAGCTGAGCCGCTCCATGCTCTCTGTGGGGGTAGCATGAAGCAGCATGGCGTGAACACTCTGATTGGTGTTCGCGGAATGGCCAGGGCGATGGTACAGGCCGCGCATGCAAGCGGCCTCGAGGCTCATTTCCTGGAGACCCCGCAGGCCGCCGGTGAATGGATGAGAGAGCATTTGCAACCTGGCGATGTCGTGTTGCTTAAGGCATCACGTGGTGTGAAATTGGAAAAGGCATTGGCCGAGCTTCCCGAGTGA
- a CDS encoding UDP-N-acetylmuramoyl-L-alanyl-D-glutamate--2,6-diaminopimelate ligase has product MNWNDACAELTTLASANAAVDVNGVEYDSRRVQRGDVFVAMRGGNADGNRYIDAALTQGAVAIITDSRDAFDRVRREHPAVGAALVQHGRRALAEISASVMGHPERRLALSAVTGTNGKTTTAFLLESMLRSAGRTCVLIGTVETHVGDEVRGSPHTTPESRDVLEIFGDGVKAGATEAVMEMSSHALDQERVWRLPVDVAIFTNLTQDHLDYHGTMENYFAAKAKLFAGVGTPPPRIAVLNADDFHFADFSEAARDSRLMTYAVSNHVAEYRVEDVQILPEETRFRWVTPGGSVPIRSPLTGRVNVYNLLAASCAALARGLTMEEIAVAAEGLKQVPGRFQVVPAGETGITVVVDYAHTDDALRNLIALARELVRDRGGRVITLFGCGGDRDRTKRSKMGRAASEGSDLVVLTSDNPRSEDPDAIITEVLTGARETSTDCIVEADRAAAISRAIHSAKRGDIVLLAGKGHEKVQILREKTVPFDDVVVAAGVLKEMACG; this is encoded by the coding sequence ATGAACTGGAACGATGCATGTGCAGAACTGACCACGCTTGCGAGTGCGAACGCAGCAGTGGACGTCAACGGGGTCGAGTACGACTCGCGCCGGGTGCAACGAGGCGACGTGTTCGTAGCGATGCGTGGCGGGAACGCCGACGGAAACCGATATATTGACGCAGCCCTGACACAAGGAGCGGTCGCGATCATAACCGATTCGCGTGACGCCTTCGACCGTGTGCGGCGCGAGCATCCCGCTGTGGGAGCAGCGCTCGTGCAACATGGACGCCGTGCGCTTGCTGAGATCAGTGCATCCGTGATGGGGCATCCTGAGCGCAGATTGGCGCTCAGCGCGGTGACGGGAACGAACGGCAAGACGACCACGGCCTTTTTGCTGGAGTCCATGCTTCGAAGCGCAGGCCGCACTTGTGTGCTCATCGGAACGGTCGAGACGCACGTGGGCGACGAGGTTCGTGGATCACCCCACACTACGCCAGAGTCGCGCGATGTGCTGGAGATATTCGGCGATGGCGTCAAGGCGGGCGCGACAGAAGCCGTCATGGAAATGTCGAGCCATGCGCTCGACCAGGAGCGCGTCTGGAGGTTGCCTGTGGACGTGGCTATTTTCACCAACCTCACTCAGGATCACCTCGACTATCACGGCACAATGGAGAATTACTTCGCGGCCAAGGCAAAACTATTTGCCGGGGTGGGTACACCGCCTCCGCGAATAGCTGTGCTTAATGCAGACGATTTCCATTTTGCAGACTTCAGTGAGGCGGCTCGCGATTCCCGACTGATGACGTATGCAGTATCGAACCACGTCGCAGAATATCGAGTTGAGGATGTACAGATTCTTCCAGAGGAGACACGATTTCGTTGGGTAACGCCCGGAGGCTCAGTCCCCATACGGTCTCCGCTGACTGGCCGGGTAAATGTGTATAACCTGTTGGCTGCTTCCTGCGCAGCGTTGGCTCGTGGTTTGACAATGGAGGAGATTGCTGTTGCTGCCGAGGGGCTAAAGCAAGTTCCTGGGCGCTTTCAGGTAGTTCCTGCCGGCGAAACGGGTATCACGGTTGTGGTCGATTACGCTCATACTGACGATGCGCTACGCAATCTAATAGCGCTTGCCCGTGAACTTGTAAGAGATCGCGGAGGTCGTGTCATTACGCTCTTCGGCTGTGGTGGCGACCGCGATCGCACGAAGCGCTCCAAGATGGGGCGTGCCGCCAGCGAAGGTAGCGACCTAGTGGTATTGACCAGCGACAATCCGCGTAGCGAAGATCCAGATGCGATCATCACAGAGGTGCTGACTGGCGCTCGTGAAACAAGCACGGATTGCATCGTCGAAGCAGACCGCGCTGCTGCGATCAGTCGTGCAATTCATTCCGCCAAGCGTGGTGATATTGTTTTGCTCGCAGGAAAAGGACACGAAAAGGTTCAAATATTAAGAGAGAAAACTGTACCGTTTGACGATGTAGTTGTGGCTGCCGGGGTTCTCAAGGAGATGGCATGCGGCTGA
- a CDS encoding penicillin-binding transpeptidase domain-containing protein, with amino-acid sequence MNKAPRQTLTAPIRRIRFAYVALFFCFWMGMIAVRLVWLQVFEHHHYIERAAQQQQRTFEVAPRRGVLYDRNLRALAVTVQTDSVYAVPSELGDNRESAAEILSEIVHKDPDDRFTSKQQMLARFNASRNFAWVARKLDPETAERVRELNLKGVYFQKEFKRFYPNNDLAAEVLGYVGTDDVGLGGLEREYDDDLHGVPGHVLTAVDARRHVLDSEESQPMPGENLVLSIDANIQYMAERALDAQMQKMKALHGVVVVQDPHTGQILALAISPRFNPNDSRHMQPGSLTDLAVSDVYEPGSTFKLVTYSAAIDGAGVEPTDMVDCQGGQMTMYGRTLHDDRSDRGLGVVTVQKALERSSDVGAAKMALKLGADKFYHYMKAYGFGERSGIELPSETRGLLRPPRRWGSTSILSLAIGQEVGVTPIQLISMVSTIANGGVYLPPHILLKSTDEMKGDPRLKPAAFHPENELPDKLPDGAHRVISELTSAKMRKMMQGIVTEGTGKNAQLNGYSSAGKTGTAQKIDPETHTYSHTKLVASFAGFAPVSNPAISVVVVIDNPTVGTRYGAETSAPVFAEVAQEVLEYLGVPHDQPLKTKKEMKMLTAKDLVDDSPDNSTADLNAMFDDVNNLPPDDPLRTGANNASKENQTATAPPAPVPDEPKKGNAVLNLLPSKAVTEFHSNASKIAAGDAANTAPVPVVSESAQRKGVVVDSGAKVAVPSFDGAGLRTVVERADAVGLRVQAVGDGMARQQVPAAGTMVPVGTEVIVRFTR; translated from the coding sequence ATGAACAAAGCGCCCCGGCAGACCCTGACCGCTCCTATCCGGAGAATACGGTTTGCGTATGTGGCGCTCTTCTTTTGCTTCTGGATGGGCATGATTGCCGTCCGGCTGGTGTGGTTGCAGGTCTTTGAGCACCATCACTACATTGAGCGCGCGGCGCAGCAGCAGCAACGCACCTTCGAGGTCGCTCCCCGGCGCGGCGTGCTCTATGATCGCAATCTGCGTGCGCTTGCTGTCACGGTGCAAACGGACAGCGTCTATGCCGTACCGTCCGAACTGGGCGATAACCGCGAGAGCGCGGCTGAGATCCTTTCAGAGATTGTCCATAAGGATCCAGACGATAGGTTTACCTCGAAGCAGCAGATGCTGGCCCGCTTCAACGCATCGCGCAACTTCGCTTGGGTAGCGCGCAAGCTTGACCCCGAAACTGCTGAGCGTGTGCGCGAGCTCAACCTCAAGGGCGTCTATTTTCAGAAGGAGTTCAAGCGCTTCTACCCGAATAACGATCTGGCAGCTGAGGTACTTGGCTATGTAGGTACAGACGATGTTGGCCTTGGTGGATTGGAGCGCGAGTATGATGACGACCTGCATGGAGTTCCGGGGCATGTGCTGACTGCCGTGGATGCGCGCCGTCATGTACTCGATAGCGAGGAGAGTCAGCCGATGCCGGGTGAGAACCTCGTGCTCTCCATCGACGCCAATATTCAGTACATGGCCGAGCGGGCGCTCGATGCACAGATGCAGAAGATGAAGGCGCTGCATGGCGTGGTCGTGGTGCAGGACCCGCACACGGGGCAGATTCTCGCGCTGGCTATTTCGCCGAGGTTCAACCCGAACGACTCGCGACATATGCAGCCGGGCTCACTGACTGATCTTGCGGTGAGTGATGTCTACGAGCCGGGATCGACCTTCAAGCTCGTTACATATTCTGCGGCCATCGACGGTGCCGGTGTAGAGCCCACGGACATGGTCGATTGCCAGGGCGGGCAGATGACGATGTACGGGCGAACGTTGCACGATGATCGTTCCGACCGCGGCCTGGGAGTGGTGACGGTTCAGAAGGCGCTAGAGCGGTCGAGCGATGTGGGGGCCGCGAAAATGGCCCTGAAACTCGGTGCGGACAAGTTTTACCACTATATGAAAGCGTACGGATTTGGCGAGCGCAGCGGGATCGAATTGCCCAGTGAGACGCGCGGGCTGCTGCGGCCTCCACGTCGATGGGGATCGACCAGCATTCTTTCGCTAGCCATTGGGCAGGAGGTTGGTGTCACGCCGATCCAACTGATCTCCATGGTGAGCACAATCGCTAATGGCGGCGTCTATCTTCCGCCGCACATCTTGCTCAAATCGACAGACGAGATGAAGGGCGATCCCCGGCTGAAGCCCGCTGCCTTCCATCCTGAGAACGAATTGCCCGACAAGCTACCCGATGGTGCGCACCGTGTGATCTCCGAGCTGACTTCGGCGAAGATGCGGAAGATGATGCAAGGCATCGTGACCGAGGGGACTGGAAAAAACGCACAGTTGAATGGCTACAGTTCGGCGGGCAAAACTGGAACGGCACAGAAGATTGATCCCGAAACCCATACCTATTCGCACACAAAGTTGGTGGCCAGCTTTGCGGGATTCGCGCCCGTGAGCAATCCAGCGATTTCAGTTGTGGTGGTGATCGATAATCCAACGGTCGGCACCAGGTATGGGGCAGAGACCAGCGCTCCGGTCTTCGCCGAGGTGGCACAGGAGGTGCTGGAATATCTTGGCGTTCCGCATGATCAGCCATTGAAAACGAAGAAAGAGATGAAGATGCTGACCGCGAAGGACCTGGTGGACGATTCGCCGGACAACAGCACGGCAGACCTGAATGCGATGTTCGATGATGTGAACAATCTGCCGCCAGATGATCCACTACGGACGGGGGCAAACAATGCATCGAAAGAAAATCAGACCGCAACCGCGCCTCCTGCTCCAGTGCCTGACGAGCCGAAAAAGGGCAATGCTGTGTTGAATCTGCTTCCCTCAAAGGCGGTAACGGAATTTCACTCGAACGCCAGCAAGATTGCAGCTGGCGACGCAGCAAACACTGCACCTGTGCCTGTCGTTTCCGAAAGCGCGCAGCGAAAGGGTGTGGTGGTGGATTCTGGTGCGAAGGTCGCCGTCCCATCGTTTGATGGAGCTGGCCTGCGCACCGTAGTGGAGCGCGCCGACGCAGTGGGGCTGCGCGTGCAGGCGGTAGGTGATGGTATGGCCCGGCAGCAAGTTCCGGCCGCAGGGACGATGGTGCCCGTGGGGACTGAAGTAATTGTTAGGTTTACCCGTTAG